From the Tachyglossus aculeatus isolate mTacAcu1 chromosome 21, mTacAcu1.pri, whole genome shotgun sequence genome, one window contains:
- the HCAR1 gene encoding hydroxycarboxylic acid receptor 1, with product MHNGSCCPIQGNAIARVMPPLLILAFVLGALGNGLALCGFCFHMKSWKPSTVYLFNLAVADFLLMVCLPFRTDYYLRNRSWNFGDIFCSVVLFMLAMNRAGSTVFLTVVAVDRYFRVVRPYHVLNAISTRTAAGIAYALWAVVIAVTVYLLMESHLCERANARSCESFIMESSNGWHDIMFQLEFFLPLGVILFCTLNIVWSLRRRTRLARHSRMKKATRFIVVVAVVFITCYLPSVSARLYFLWTVPFSACDEEVHLALHVTLSFTYMNSMLDPLVYYFSSPSFPKFYTKLKIGGLRSKPPGDLKAQSIKGMPQLNLGGENCRCLEGGVQDTPRGTEEHHRSKKMRGQMEGLKQSPARGGV from the coding sequence ATGCACAACGGATCCTGCTGCCCCATCCAAGGAAACGCCATCGCCCGAGTTATGCCCCCCTTGCTGATTCTGGCCTTCGTGCTCGGAGCTCTGGGCAACGGCCTCGCCCTGTGCGGGTTCTGCTTCCACATGAAGTCCTGGAAGCCGAGCACCGTCTACTTATTCAACCTGGCCGTGGCCGACTTCCTCCTCATGGTCTGCCTCCCTTTCCGGACCGACTACTACCTGAGAAACAGGAGCTGGAACTTTGGGGACATCTTCTGCAGCGTGGTGCTGTTCATGCTAGCTATGAACCGGGCGGGGAGCACTGTCTTTCTCACAGTCGTGGCGGTGGATCGCTACTTCAGGGTGGTTCGCCCGTACCACGTCCTGAACGCAATCTCCACCAGGACCGCGGCGGGCATCGCCTACGCCCTCTGGGCCGTGGTCATCGCGGTCACGGTGTACCTGCTGATGGAGTCCCATCTGTGCGAGCGGGCCAACGCCAGGTCGTGCGAAAGCTTCATCATGGAGTCCTCCAATGGCTGGCACGACATCATGTTCCAGCTGGAATTCTTCCTGCCTCTCGGTGTCATCTTGTTTTGCACCCTCAACATCGTCTGGAGCCTGAGGCGGAGGACCCGGCTGGCCCGGCACAGCCGGATGAAAAAGGCTACCCGGTTCATAGTGGTGGTGGCCGTCGTCTTCATCACGTGTTACTTGCCCAGCGTGTCGGCAAGGCTGTACTTTCTTTGGACAGTGCCCTTCAGCGCCTGCGATGAGGAGGTCCACTTGGCGCTCCACGTTACCCTCAGCTTCACCTACATGAACAGCATGCTGGATCCTCTGGTCTATTATTTTTCCAGTCCCTCGTTTCCCAAATTCTACACAAAGCTCAAAATCGGAGGCCTCAGATCCAAGCCCCCAGGAGACTTGAAGGCGCAGAGCATCAAAGGGATGCCACAGTTGAATCTCGGTGGAGAGAACtgcagatgtttggagggaggcgTCCAGGACACTCCCAGGGGGACTGAAGAGCATCACAGGTCGAAAAAGATGAGAGGACAGATGGAGGGTCTCAAACAATCTCCAGCCCGTGGTGGGGTTTGA